A genome region from Populus alba chromosome 3, ASM523922v2, whole genome shotgun sequence includes the following:
- the LOC118028710 gene encoding ATP-dependent DNA helicase Q-like 2 isoform X2 — METEADVLEELLNIETEIEDVQDQIKLLLERQEKLHERQSELKFLLEAYKASGTGNSANENASRSSSLEDWSGSFEWDSQADDARLNIFGIPSYRQNQKEIINAIMSGRDVLVIMAAGGGKSLCYQLPAILRDGVALVISPLLSLIQDQVMGLTALGIPAFMLTSTTSKENEKFIYKALEKGEGELKILYVTPEKISKSKRFMSKLEKCHNAGRLSLISIDEAHCCSQWGHDFRPDYKSLSILKTQFSNVPVVALTATATQKVQYDVMEMLRIPKCVKFVSTVNRPNLFYTVRSKSSVGKVVVDEIAEFIQESYSNSESGIVYCFSRKECEQVAAELRERGIAADYYHADMDVNAREKVHMGWSKNKLQVIVGTVAFGMGINKPDVRFVIHHSLSKSMETYYQESGRAGRDGLPSECVLFYRPADVPRQSSMVFYENSGLQNLYDIVRYCQSKRQCRRNAFFRHFAEPLQDCNGMCDNCAFLSEVMEVDVSRHAKVMVSLLQDTQEKDQRLTMLQLVDKMKNKKELGAGGQSVN, encoded by the exons ATGGAAACTGAAGCGGATGTATTAGAAGAGCTACTCAATATAGAGACAGAGATTGAAGATGTTCAAGACCAGATAAAGTTATTACTAGAAAGACAAGAGAAGTTGCACGAGAGACAATCTGAATTGAAGTTTTTGTTGGAAGCATATAAAGCATCTGGAACTGGGAATTCTGCAAATGAAAATGCTTCTCGATCTTCTTCTTTGGAAGACTGGTCAGGTTCATTTGAGTGGGATTCTCAAGCTGATGATGCCAGGCTTAATATTTTTGGCATACCCTCTTATCGTCAAAATCAAAAGGAG ATCATAAATGCTATCATGAGCGGAAGAGATGTTCTAGTGATTATGGCTGCAGGTGGTGGTAAGAGCCTTTGTTACCAGCTGCCAGCTATTCTTCGTGATGGTGTGGCCCTCGTTATTAGTCCTTTACTCTCTTTGATCCAAGATCAG GTTATGGGTTTGACTGCTTTAGGCATTCCGGCTTTCATGTTGACATCAACCACTAGCAAGGAAAATGAGAAGTTCATATACAAGGCCCTTGAAAAGGGTGAGGGTGAGCTTAAGATCTTGTATGTCACACCAGAAAAGATATCAAAGAGCAAAAGATTCAtgtcaaaacttgaaaaatgcCATAATGCGGGGCGTCTCTCCCTAATTTCAATTGAT GAGGCGCATTGCTGCAGTCAGTGGGGTCATGACTTTCGCCCCGACTACAAGAGCCTCAGTATCCTCAAGACTCAGTTTTCCAATGTTCCCGTGGTGGCTTTGACT GCAACTGCCACGCAGAAAGTTCAGTATGATGTAATGGAGATGCTGCGCATTCCAAAATGTGTTAAATTTGTCAGTACGGTCAATAGGCCAAACCTTTTCTACACG GTACGAAGCAAGTCATCTGTTGGTAAGGTGGTTGTTGATGAAATTGCTGAATTCATTCAAGAATCTTATTCAAACAGTGAATCTGGGATAGTGTACTGCTTCTCGAGAAAAGAATGTGAACAG GTTGCGGCAGAGTTACGTGAGAGAGGAATTGCAGCTGATTATTACCATGCAGATATGGATGTAAACGCTCGTGAGAAAGTTCATATGGG GTGGAGCAAAAACAAGCTGCAAGTCATTGTTGGTACA GTGGCATTTGGAATGGGAATCAACAAACCAGATG TTAGGTTTGTCATCCATCACAGCCTGAGTAAATCAATGGAAACATATTACCAG GAAAGTGGTCGAGCTGGACGAGATGGGCTGCCTTCTGAATGTGTACTCTTTTATAGGCCTGCTGATGTTCCCAGGCag AGTTCGATGGTTTTCTATGAGAATTCTGGATTGCAGAATTTATATGACATAGTAAGATACTGTCAG tCTAAAAGACAATGTCGTCGAAATGCCTTTTTCCGACATTTTGCTGAGCCATTACAAGACTGCAATG GGATGTGTGATAATTGTGCTTTTCTTAGTGAAGTTATGGAAGTTGATGTATCTC GTCATGCGAAAGTTATGGTTTCATTGCTGCAAGATACGCAGGAGAAAGATCAGAGGCTGACAATGTTGCAATTAGTggacaaaatgaaaaataagaaggAACTAG GGGCAGGTGGACAATCTGTAAACTAG
- the LOC118028710 gene encoding ATP-dependent DNA helicase Q-like 2 isoform X1: METEADVLEELLNIETEIEDVQDQIKLLLERQEKLHERQSELKFLLEAYKASGTGNSANENASRSSSLEDWSGSFEWDSQADDARLNIFGIPSYRQNQKEIINAIMSGRDVLVIMAAGGGKSLCYQLPAILRDGVALVISPLLSLIQDQVMGLTALGIPAFMLTSTTSKENEKFIYKALEKGEGELKILYVTPEKISKSKRFMSKLEKCHNAGRLSLISIDEAHCCSQWGHDFRPDYKSLSILKTQFSNVPVVALTATATQKVQYDVMEMLRIPKCVKFVSTVNRPNLFYTVRSKSSVGKVVVDEIAEFIQESYSNSESGIVYCFSRKECEQVAAELRERGIAADYYHADMDVNAREKVHMGWSKNKLQVIVGTVAFGMGINKPDVRFVIHHSLSKSMETYYQESGRAGRDGLPSECVLFYRPADVPRQSSMVFYENSGLQNLYDIVRYCQSKRQCRRNAFFRHFAEPLQDCNGMCDNCAFLSEVMEVDVSRHAKVMVSLLQDTQEKDQRLTMLQLVDKMKNKKELGSGIKKEEMEQLVTQLILDFVFKEEFQHTAYSTNAYVTIGPLANQVLQGKKIVKLEISSKQKNKGDNMKSAKHSLAFSGLELKLDELREKLSSGHGGIFPHSVLSSQQMSMISSQKPSSAQELEKIIGKLKTEKYGSKILDEIKKYTGSEPPDNGMLNDEEGSGNRASKRLKTRKGVVVIESSDEEL, translated from the exons ATGGAAACTGAAGCGGATGTATTAGAAGAGCTACTCAATATAGAGACAGAGATTGAAGATGTTCAAGACCAGATAAAGTTATTACTAGAAAGACAAGAGAAGTTGCACGAGAGACAATCTGAATTGAAGTTTTTGTTGGAAGCATATAAAGCATCTGGAACTGGGAATTCTGCAAATGAAAATGCTTCTCGATCTTCTTCTTTGGAAGACTGGTCAGGTTCATTTGAGTGGGATTCTCAAGCTGATGATGCCAGGCTTAATATTTTTGGCATACCCTCTTATCGTCAAAATCAAAAGGAG ATCATAAATGCTATCATGAGCGGAAGAGATGTTCTAGTGATTATGGCTGCAGGTGGTGGTAAGAGCCTTTGTTACCAGCTGCCAGCTATTCTTCGTGATGGTGTGGCCCTCGTTATTAGTCCTTTACTCTCTTTGATCCAAGATCAG GTTATGGGTTTGACTGCTTTAGGCATTCCGGCTTTCATGTTGACATCAACCACTAGCAAGGAAAATGAGAAGTTCATATACAAGGCCCTTGAAAAGGGTGAGGGTGAGCTTAAGATCTTGTATGTCACACCAGAAAAGATATCAAAGAGCAAAAGATTCAtgtcaaaacttgaaaaatgcCATAATGCGGGGCGTCTCTCCCTAATTTCAATTGAT GAGGCGCATTGCTGCAGTCAGTGGGGTCATGACTTTCGCCCCGACTACAAGAGCCTCAGTATCCTCAAGACTCAGTTTTCCAATGTTCCCGTGGTGGCTTTGACT GCAACTGCCACGCAGAAAGTTCAGTATGATGTAATGGAGATGCTGCGCATTCCAAAATGTGTTAAATTTGTCAGTACGGTCAATAGGCCAAACCTTTTCTACACG GTACGAAGCAAGTCATCTGTTGGTAAGGTGGTTGTTGATGAAATTGCTGAATTCATTCAAGAATCTTATTCAAACAGTGAATCTGGGATAGTGTACTGCTTCTCGAGAAAAGAATGTGAACAG GTTGCGGCAGAGTTACGTGAGAGAGGAATTGCAGCTGATTATTACCATGCAGATATGGATGTAAACGCTCGTGAGAAAGTTCATATGGG GTGGAGCAAAAACAAGCTGCAAGTCATTGTTGGTACA GTGGCATTTGGAATGGGAATCAACAAACCAGATG TTAGGTTTGTCATCCATCACAGCCTGAGTAAATCAATGGAAACATATTACCAG GAAAGTGGTCGAGCTGGACGAGATGGGCTGCCTTCTGAATGTGTACTCTTTTATAGGCCTGCTGATGTTCCCAGGCag AGTTCGATGGTTTTCTATGAGAATTCTGGATTGCAGAATTTATATGACATAGTAAGATACTGTCAG tCTAAAAGACAATGTCGTCGAAATGCCTTTTTCCGACATTTTGCTGAGCCATTACAAGACTGCAATG GGATGTGTGATAATTGTGCTTTTCTTAGTGAAGTTATGGAAGTTGATGTATCTC GTCATGCGAAAGTTATGGTTTCATTGCTGCAAGATACGCAGGAGAAAGATCAGAGGCTGACAATGTTGCAATTAGTggacaaaatgaaaaataagaaggAACTAG GTTCTGGCATAAAGAAGGAGGAAATGGAACAGCTTGTCACACAGCTTATACTTGACTTTGTTTTT AAAGAAGAATTTCAACATACAGCCTATTCTACAAATGCTTATGTGACAATAGGTCCATTGGCAAATCAGGTGCTGCAAG GCAAGAAGATAGTTAAGCTTGAGATCTCTAGCAAACAGAAGAATAAGGGTGACAACATGAAATCAGCAAAGCACAGCCTTGCATTTTCAGGTTTGGAGTTGAAACTTGATGAGTTGCGGGAGAAGCTCTCTTCAGGTCATGGTGGAATATTCCCCCATTCTGTCTTGTCTAGCCAGCAGATGAGCATGATAAGTTCCCAGAAACCAAGTTCAGCACAAGAG TTGGAGAAGATAATTGGAAAGCTGAAGACAGAAAAGTATGGGAGTAAAATTCTAGATGAGATCAAGAAGTACACCGGCTCTGAGCCGCCTGATAATGGCATGTTGAATGACGAAGAAGGAAGCGGGAATAGAGCTAGCAAGAGGTTAAAGACGAGAAAGGGTGTTGTTGTTATCGAGAGCAGTGATGAGGAATTATAA
- the LOC118028774 gene encoding cytochrome P450 89A2: MEFWLLLIAFLCLFVFLLSFLDLSRKNKKLPPGPPTLPVLGNFLWLLRSSNNFSSLEPVLRQLRAQYGPIVTLHLGSEPSIFITTAEAAHKALVRSGSIFASRPPALETTRIMLSNETTVTTAPYGPLWLQLRQNFMSAFHPSRLHLYSDGRKWAMNILRSRLLEEARPNHEAIVVVDHFQHAVFCLLIYLCFGEKYEESVIRQITAVQRAIIKNFVKFNLLNFMPKLGKILFHKLWRELLETRRELENALLPLIDARREKKHQKLMDEGGGESILSYVDTLIDFQLPDSGRKYSDEELVSLCSEFFHGGTDTSITTLQWAMANIVKHQHIQEKLLGEINAAVKPGEEITEEDLKRMPYLKAVILETLRRHPPGHFILPHGVTEDTKLEGYDVPRNSIINFTVADMGWDADVWEDPMEFRPERFLKNGNGEEVVFDMKGIKEIKMMPFGAGRRACPAIAMALLHQEYFVANLVRDFTWTAENGCAIDLSEKQDFTMVMKNPLRVHISPRTYAFCALPAKKSDSKDEGEVDDRAYVQKAQTLPVIPHLMEISSLASSTVMAWNARGYSTMKGTRHL; the protein is encoded by the exons ATGGAGTTCTGGTTGTTACTGATTGCATTTCTTTGCCTGTTCGTTTTTCTTCTGTCATTTCTTGATCTCTCCCGTAAAAACAAAAAGCTGCCACCAGGGCCCCCTACCTTACCCGTCCTAGGAAACTTTTTATGGCTTCTGAGATCATCCAATAATTTTTCTTCGTTGGAGCCTGTTCTCCGCCAACTGCGTGCCCAATATGGCCCTATTGTGACTCTACACCTGGGATCCGAGCCTTCCATCTTCATAACCACTGCTGAAGCTGCCCATAAGGCACTTGTACGTAGTGGCTCGATATTTGCTAGTCGCCCACCAGCTCTTGAGACCACCCGTATCATGTTAAGCAACGAAACTACTGTGACTACTGCACCTTATGGACCGCTATGGCTCCAGCTCCGTCAAAATTTCATGTCTGCGTTTCATCCTTCACGCTTACATTTGTATTCCGATGGCCGAAAATGGGCAATGAACATACTTAGGAGCAGACTCTTGGAAGAAGCGAGACCGAACCACGAAgcaattgttgttgttgatcaTTTTCAACATGCTGTGTTTTGCTTGCTAATTTACCTGTGCTTTGGTGAGAAATATGAAGAGAGTGTTATTAGACAGATTACTGCAGTGCAACGTGCTATCATAAAAAATTTCGTGAAGTTTAATTTGCTTAATTTCATGCCTAAGTTGGGAAAAATTCTGTTTCACAAGTTGTGGAGGGAACTTCTGGAGACTCGCCGAGAACTAGAAAATGCCCTCCTGCCTCTTATCGATGCCCGACGAGAGAAAAAACACCAGAAATTAATGGATGAAGGAGGGGGAGAGAGCATTCTGTCCTATGTTGATACCTTGATAGATTTTCAGTTACCAGACAGTGGCAGAAAGTATTCGGATGAAGAACTGGTGAGTTTGTGCTCTGAGTTTTTTCACGGCGGGACGGACACTTCAATAACGACATTACAATGGGCTATGGCTAATATAGTGAAGCACCAACACATACAAGAAAAGTTGCTCGGAGAAATCAACGCTGCAGTAAAACCAGGAGAAGAGATAACAGAGGAGGATCTGAAGAGAATGCCTTATCTGAAGGCTGTAATTCTGGAAACTCTTCGACGACACCCCCCGGGACACTTTATACTGCCGCATGGGGTCACGGAGGATACGAAATTAGAAGGCTACGATGTACCCAGAAATTCGATAATTAATTTCACGGTAGCAGACATGGGATGGGATGCAGATGTGTGGGAAGATCCAATGGAATTTAGACCGGAGAGATTCTTAAAAAATGGCAATGGTGAAGAGGTAGTGTTTGACATGAAAGGTATAAAAGAGATCAAGATGATGCCCTTTGGTGCTGGTAGGAGAGCATGCCCTGCCATTGCCATGGCATTGCTTCACCAAGAATACTTTGTGGCAAATTTGGTTAGAGACTTTACATGGACTGCTGAAAATGGTTGTGCCATTGATTTGTCAGAGAAACAGGATTTCACCATGGTCATGAAGAATCCACTTCGCGTGCATATTTCTCCAAGAACAT ATGCTTTCTGCGCTTTGCCGGCAAAGAAATCCGATAGCAAGGATGAAGGTGAGGTAGATGA
- the LOC118028708 gene encoding trihelix transcription factor GT-3b — MMFRSGGGEGDVGPGWINMMPTAAMLSPTAEISPRGPPPQHPQWGLQETKEFIGTRAELEKDFTVTKRKETLWEIVSAKMREKGYYRRTPEQCKCKWKNLVSLYKGKETSDPENGRQCPFFEELHEVFTERAKNMQRLLLESEAGSTQSRKKVKRINGDRSSDELSEDEDEDESEEEKPARNNSRKRKGEKNVAAKSPRASSSSFGGVQEMLKEFFQQQQKMEMQWRELMDKRAHERQMLEQEWRRSMDKLERERLVIEQAWREREEQRRIREASRAERRDALLTALLNKLISEN, encoded by the exons ATGATGTTTCGCAGTGGAGGAGGGGAAGGAGACGTTGGGCCAGGGTGGATAAACATGATGCCAACAGCGGCGATGCTAAGTCCAACGGCGGAGATCTCGCCGAGGGGCCCGCCACCGCAACATCCGCAGTGGGGACTGCAAGAAACGAAGGAGTTTATTGGTACTCGAGCGGAGTTGGAGAAGGATTTTACAGTGACAAAGAGGAAAGAGACGTTATGGGAAATAGTGAGTGctaaaatgagagagaaagggtACTACCGAAGGACACCTGAACAGTGTAAGTGCAAGTGGAAAAACCTCGTCAGTCTTTACAAG GGAAAGGAGACATCTGATCCTGAGAATGGCCGGCAATGCCCGTTCTTTGAGGAACTGCATGAGGTGTTCACTGAAAGAGCTAAGAACATGCAGCGACTACTTCTTGAATCCGAGGCAGGTTCCACCCAGTCAAGGAAGAAAGTGAAAAGAATCAATGGAGATCGATCCTCTGATGAATTATCAGAagatgaggatgaggatgaAAGTGAGGAGGAGAAGCCAGCTAGAAACAATTCTAGGAAAAGGAAGGGTGAAAAAAATGTGGCGGCGAAGTCTCCAAGAGCAAGCAGTAGTTCTTTTGGTGGTGTTCAAGAAATGCTCAAGGAGTTCTTCCAACAGCAACAGAAGATGGAGATGCAGTGGAGGGAGTTGATGGACAAGCGTGCTCATGAGCGGCAGATGTTGGAGCAGGAATGGCGACGGTCAATGGATAAGCTCGAGAGGGAGAGATTAGTGATCGAGCAGGCCTGGAGGGAGAGAGAAGAACAGAGGAGGATAAGAGAAGCCAGCAGGGCCGAGCGAAGAGATGCCCTGCTGACAGCCCTCTTGAACAAACTCATCAGTGAAAATTAA
- the LOC118028709 gene encoding phytochrome-interacting ankyrin-repeat protein 2, translating into MPQEASVAVSLRRNLSRRRSSRSVGDVDRDDRGWNLLHIGARKGDLKQVKRLLDEGMDVNVPAWGPKSKGLTPLHLAAQGGHLEIMAELLERGANIDARTLGACGWTPLHSAAKERKKEAVKFLIENGAFLPDDINDSRFNPPLHYCPGLEWAYEEMKRHQRENLSAGEASYSSES; encoded by the exons ATGCCACAGGAAGCTTCTGTTGCGGTTTCGTTGAGGCGTAATTTGTCGAGAAGACGGTCGTCTAGGTCAGTTGGGGATGTGGATAGAGATGATAGAGGTTGGAATTTGCTCCATATTGGTGCTAGAAAAGGTGATCTCAAAcag GTGAAACGTTTACTCGATGAAGGAATGGATGTTAACGTGCCTGCATGGGGCCCAAAATCAAAAGGCCTGACTCCTCTCCACCTTGCCGCTCAGGGGGGTCACCTTGAGATTATGGCTGAATTGCTCGAGCGTGGTGCTAATATTGATGCTAGAACCTTGGGTGCTTGTGGTT GGACACCACTTCACAGTGCTGCCAaggagaggaagaaagaagcTGTCAAATTTCTCATAGAGAACGGTGCATTCTTGCCTGATGATATTAATGATAGCAGATTCAACCCACCACTCCATTACTGCCCTGGTCTTGAATGGGCATATGAGGAGATGAAGCGTCACCAGAGAGAGAACTTATCAGCAGGCGAAGCATCTTATAGCTCTGAAAGCTAA